In the Salvia splendens isolate huo1 chromosome 16, SspV2, whole genome shotgun sequence genome, GTGCATTGTCGAACCCTCACAGTAGTATCAAATCGAGATTTGGTGAATCTGTGTGGTCCAGGGTTTGATTGATTGCTTACACGTTGTTTAGTGTTTCTATGCGAACTCGATCAAAACCTATAATGACTTGAGATGTGTGTAGTCTTAATTGTTGGGGGTTCAAAgaatcccacatcggagaattaTAAATAGTCAAGCAGTATGTGAGTGTAAATTTACTACATTAACATGAGCATAGTCCAAAACGGACAATATTATACTAATGGGGTTCGGGTGTATATCAATGAACTTGCGTTCTACAACGATGACAATATTAGTATTAATGGAGTTTGGGTGTGCATCACCCCACATCGAATGAGTGAGGTATATTGGAAGCTAGCATGTATTTTGCAATGCGGATAATATCATACAAATAGAGTTCGGGTGTGCATCATTCAACATCGGATAAGCAAGGGAGGTTGGAATCTAGCCTTTATGACTTGGGTTAGCATTCCACTAATGGTGGTTTATTATTGTAAAGAGTTTTAAGTCACCTCATCTATCCACATTTATTCCAATGATAGCTACCTTGCTTTGTTTTTCAATGTTTCTAATAATaatacaattataattaattcaatAATTTTGTTTAAGTAGCTTAAACACCAATATATCTTTATTTGAACCGAGAAAGTAGACAATTTTTTAATTCGGATATTATGGCACTACAAAAAAATCGCGATTTAATGGCGGAAATATACAACACTAATATTCGCCGCTAATATAGACATTTTTTGTGTGTGGTGCATAATAATgttatcaatttcatatttatagCAAAAGAATGTAACATGGATGACTAGATAAAATATTCTCTGATCATGACACACCAAGGTGCTAATGTGATTTGGTATGTCCAACCATTACATTTTTAACAAGTGGAAATAAATAAGGTGCCATTTACAACTAGATATATAAATTATGGAAACATCGTTAATTCTCCAAATAAAAAGGTATTATAGTCGACTATTGAAACTATACTAAAATGTTGGCAatcacatatatacataatatatatcgtgaattaataaaaaaattatagtatcGTTCTACCCATTTAAAATTTGATagaattactttttttcttaatttatataaaaatataatcataACTTAAGTTTTGTtaactttaattatattttacatATGAATGATTGTATAGTGTAAttcttattttataataaaatataaattgcaGTATATAATCAtcatatataaaatttaatttaaatttaacaaAACACTTTCATCCATTTAATGCACtacatatataaaatacttAATTCAGAAAATAAAGCAATTTCATCAAATTTGGAATGGGGTAGAACTATatgatcatttttttattattcacgattatttatatgcatatatataatgTATATGTGGTTGCTAGTATTTTGGTAAAATTTCTAACTTTCTATAGTTGACATAATGCTTTTTTTATGGAAAATTAACTATATTTCCATAATTTATATATCTAGTTGGAAATAAAACTCTATTCATTTTTACTTGTTAAAAATGTAATGATAAGACATACCAAATCATATTGCCACCTTGGTATGCCATGACTACGGAATATTTTCTCAAAAAGATGAGACATTGTGTGTTGTCATAGAATATATTAATCACTTTAGATTCCttgtatataattatatttataagtaTTAGTTAGGAATTAAGATCTAAATATATTAATACAGTGACATCTAAATATGTtctgttattattttattactaaaatAATGAACATGACATATATGATACTGACACCCTTATCACAAGTGGAGAACCTTAaaaaccaaataaaaataaaaacaaaaataaaagataaataatgTGGATATAGTTGTAGTCAAATAAAATGGTCCACGTTCTGAACTGTATTTGTGTAAGCATACTTCAATTGACAGCTGGCTAATTTAGTAAAATAAATGGCAAACACCATGTGAGCCAGCCTAAATATTCACATGTTGCTTTCCTAACATAActtcttttatattttcaaacCTCTCTCTTCACAAATTGACTGTACTTTTGATTTAGCAACGAATCAATGTCGGAGTTTCAAAATTTATGGCTAAAATTACATATATATgcaagaaatagaaatagaaatagaaatagaaatagaaatagaaatagaaatagaaatagaaatagaaatagaaattgcaAGAAATAGAAATGCAAAACTGGCTTCTATGGAACTGGAGATATATATCAAACAATAAACACATAAATACAACAAAGCTACAAGCAACAAAAACTAGAGTTTCAGAGTGCTTTCAATGCCACTGCTGAAAATGAAATAATCTTCACATCCAAATAgagtttataaaaaaaaatggtaaCAGACACAACTAAATTGGGGAAGGAATACAGAATAAACATGTAAAATTAGTTGCAACAACAAACAAAACGACACCGTATGTCAACCTTCTTGATCACCTTCCATCACAAGATGTGAACGACTCCGCGAATCCAAACGGCAGTGTCGGGATGCTCGTCTGCGTGCTGTCCAAGCTCGGAAGATAAGACGAGGACGACGAGTCCATGTGGCTCGTTGCTCCTTCGAACGCCTGCCACTTCTTAAGAGCCTGGGGCAACGACATCTCGAGATCGATGCCATACATGTCGTCAGGGCTCTGATCCGTCGGCTTCCACTGCTCCACCAGGGACGAGAGCACGTTCACGGCATGGCCCATGTCAGGCCTCTGGTACGGCTCCCTCGCGCAGCAGTGGCCAGCCAGCTCAGCAACGGTGCTGATGTTGGTCACGGTCTCTTCATCGAGCTCGATGGTCGGATCAATGGCCTTGCGGAAGGTCTCCTTGTTGAGGTGCATCCTTCTGAACCACGTCACGAGGTGCATGCTCTCCTCGGGCTGGCTCTCGTCGAGCGCCTTCCTTCCCGTGATCATCTCCATCAAGATCACACCGAAGCTGAAGACATCGACTTTGGTTGTCACTCTCCCTGTCACTGTAGATAGCATACAATAAGCGCATGGAACAATAGTTGAAGGtccgtccaaaaaaatagactaattttactattttgggccgtccaccaaaattatACCAATTCTAAATATGGAAACTTTTAAACAGATACTAACTctacacatcattctaaatgtggaccccacaatccactaacactactccAACcatcttttttctccttctctctcttactttatgaattacgcattaaaactcatgtcatttacaacttttttctatttttcgtggacggagatAGTACGTTGGATGCCTAACAACTAACTAATCATATCAAATGATCAACTCTAACAACTTATCAAGTTTTACTTAAGCATTGATTAAAACAATAATGATTGATGATAGTATTAGATTTTGAGTTATTTCAAACATATGCTCACATCAATCAGAAAAGTAAGAGAATTCAGCAATAGAAATATATTTAGGGAGATAAATTATACCTGCATATTCGGGTGCTAAGTACCCGAACGTTCCAGCTATTCTCGTCTCGATGGAGGCTTTTCCTTCAGGGGCAAGGCGCACGAGACCAAAATCGGCAACCTTGGCCCTCATATCATCTCCAAGAAGAATATTGGAAGGTTTGAGGTCCCTGTGTATGAAACTTTGGTGAGCTAATCCGTGGAGGTATTCGACGCCCCTGGCAACGTCCAAGGCTATTGTCAACCTCTTCTTCCACTCCAACGGCTTCAAGCCCTCCTCGCCCCAGTTGAAAAGATGGCTGCTCAGAGGTCCTTGGGGCATGTACTCGTAAACAAGGAGCTTCTCATTTCCATCGAGACAGTAGCCAAGAAGCGCGACTAGATGCCTATGTCGAACCTTTGTCAAGACAGCGATCTCAGACTTGAACTCAGCGATTCCTTTCCCTGCAATGACTCCACACTCCATTCTCTTCACGGCAATCTTGGTTCCATCGTGCAGCTCGCCTTTATAGACCGTGCCAAAACCTCCCCGCCCGAGTATGTTCTCTTCATTGAAATTATCAGTCACGGTTCTCAGCACTTGGATAGAGATCACCATGTTTCCAGCCTCGACCATCTGAATGTCGTTAGTCTCGCTGGCAGAGACGGTATGCGCTTCACTCACAGCACCCACACTAACGCTTGACCCTGCAACCGTGATCTTCACACTCTCGTTGTCTGATCCAGAATGGCGAGGATGGACCACCATAGCGTTCGGGCTCTGCACTCGGCTGAAACGCTTCTGCTTGCTCTTGTACAAACAGAAAGCAGCCACACCAATCAAACAAAGCACAAAAGCACCTCCAActacagaaaacacaacaactcCAACAACGCTCTTCGACTTCCCATCATTCTTTCGCATAACATTATCCGAGCCAGGACCAGCACCAACTCCAGAAGTTCCACCCGGATCAACCCTATCCTTCCCAATATCCAGATTGCCATCGATTTTCACAATCATGTTACTTCTAAAAGAGGGAACTTTCCCATAAAGATGGTTGTTCGACACATCTAACTCGGCAAGCGCAGGCAGAGACGCAAGCTCCTCGGGGATGGTCCCAGTAAGATTGTTGTTCGCTAGAACCAGCCTCTGCAGAGACTTAAGCGAAGCAAAACCTGGCGAAATCGTCCCTGCAAGCCCCATATTCTCAAAGTTAACAATAGTGATATTCCCTTTGTTGCAATTGATCCCAAACCAATCAACACATGGATCATTCCCCTTCCAATTCTCAGCAAACTTTCTAGGGTAATCCATCAGCTTCACAATTGAGAGCAACACATCAACTCTAGCATCACAATCACCAGGCTTAGGCAAGCAGAAACTATTAGTATCCGAAGTCATGTCGACCGCAACAGAGCCCTTAAACTCAGGCATTGGCCCTTGTAGCAAATTATTAGTCAAATTAACAGATTTCAAAGATTCAAGCTTCACCAAAGACACAGGAACAGGCCCAGTAAACGAATTATCCCTCAAACTCAAAGCCTCCAAACTATTCAACCCAGAAAAGTCAGGCAATGGACCTGAGAATCCATTCCCATGTAACCAAACCTCTTTCAAGAATGTCATATTCTGCAACACATCAATCCTCCCACTAAGCTTCTGCCCATTCAGCCACAGAGACTCAATCTGAGAGCCAGAAAAAAACCCCGGCAGCTCCCCCTCCAAGCTATTCAGAGCCAAATGCAGATTAATCAAGCCAGGAAACGCATCTGGGCCCAAAAAAGACGGGATTTTTCCACTAACATTGGCTGAATTAGCTGAGAAATTGGTCAAAGTCGAAGCATTTCTAAGGCTATCAGGAATCTCCCAAGCGGAAAATGGATTATTATCGATCTCAACAGATAGCAGAGAAGACATCCCCTCAAAGAAATCAGGAGGAATCGATGTGAAGTGATTGTTGCTAAGCATTAGAACTTGCAAAGAATCCAATCCTTTCATAGAAGGCAAAGGGCCGGAGATGTTGTTCCATTGCAGCTCTAATCGCTCGAGCTCGGCCAGGGAAGAGAGTTCTTGAGGGAGCGTACCAGCGAGGTTTTGGTGGCCGATTTGGATCCGTTTGACCCGATTCTCGGCGCAGAAGACGCGGGCCCACTTGTAGGGATCCGGGTCGGACCAGGAGAGCTGATCCGGAGATGGGTTTAGGCTTTTCTTGAGCGCGAGCATGGCGGCGGCATCTTCTGAGGTGGGCTGCGGTTTTACGGAGAGAAATGCGGAGAATAGGAGAAGCCCATGTAAGAAGGGCAAAGATTGAATCTTTAGCCCTGAAGTGGGCTTCATTTGAAGGAAATCTGCAGAGATGAAGGGTGTCTGATGCTTTCTTTGTCAATggcgaaagatgaatttttttctttggtgggagagagagagaggtttgGACGAAAATGGAGGAAAACTGAAGTGTAAAggaaaatggaaatggaaatggaaatggaaatagaAATGGAGGCATAGAGAAAGGAGCTGGAGCACATGCAAAGGTGTCCCCACAAATTGCAGATAAATTTTGTGAATAAAGATGACAGACTTTAAAAGCTGTATAAACATGGACACTCTGCTCCTTTTTTAAGATAGATGAACAAACaaacttagagcatccgcagcggtggcgaaagtcgccaccgccgtccgcgccgttggcaaggcgaaggaccgccgccgctgccgccgcgccgctggcacggcgctgctcgatgtatcgaacacgtccgtgccagcggacgcacacgtgtcgcgctcccattcgtcaacggcatagccgttgtgtttaaacttttttttatttttttttaaaaaatcggttttttattaaaaaaatcgataaaaaataaaaaaaaaatttcacttccccaaaaaaatatatccgtttatgaccgttttttacacctttttaattttttttcattttttttaccccaaaaatacacactttcatctataaatacccccaatttcaccccaaaaattcacatcaaactacacaactctcatcatcattctccaatatccattctcatctccattctctcatatccattttcatcttcattctctcataccctacaacatcactatatccggccaagacgataacccttcgggctcccacggttggaaccccgaatggttcggttcacaaccgtttcctagtccggaaacggaatattcggcccctcctcaaacccaagattcggccgttccgggtggctatcgtccatacccaatcgacgaccaaggtgcctccgaagagcgctacgggtggacaccggagcctaggcatcgcgccccttcccaaatgccgattcctccatctcgcgccggtgttcgcacaccgtactcaccggcggagatggaaagattgttcaaggcgtacttggaaatctccgaagatgcggtggttggaacgaaccaatccggcaaTCACTTTTGGTGgagcgtctctagccggtacaatgcaaaccggccgcccggaacgatcgagcgcaacgagagtatggtgcgcaactgcatcggccgagccaacgaagaaattggcaagttcaacggctatttcatccaggagtcccggaatgccgggagcggccgaagcgaggtcgacatcatcaccgccgcgctgagcacctaccaatccatgaacggtaagtcgttcaaatatcttaacgtttggcaggagacgcggacgcacccgaagtataagggaggcataacatcctcctctagcggctcctccaaacgatcaaggtcggtagctctatccgactccggctcggaagaagtggctagccaactcgccggagctaacttgggtagccccgacgccggaccgagcggttcccaacgccgcccccaaggaaggaagaaggcggcggccaaccgtcgtcgcggctcGGCTCCCGAAGCCACTCCTgaagccgctcccgctccctatgtgccacttccacccccgaacaactcgctgtggatgctcttaagccaactcaatatggctgataggtcatctatgacccccacgcaacttgaaacacacgagaccatgataaaaggtctccaaaaacaattggggttgatctcgccggatgcgtagtcttattaggagtttaattatgtaatttttaatttttaggattttatttatgtaatttttaattttaaggagtttaattatgtaatttttaatttttaggattttaattatgtattttttaattttatttgtaatttgtaatatttattatggtttttaaatgaattttaatattatggaaatgttattgtttaattgaattttaaattaattgtgctcgtccttgcggaagagcacagttgtgggtgttgtgctcttgccagagagcaggcatgaatagtaccgtccgggcccacaaccgtgccgctggcaagagcacggttgtggatgctcttagtgtcTGTCCCTAATATACTGCCTCCGACCTAACCTTATCTAATTGAGACGTTTTTAttttagggcacccgcaacgctgtgccgttgcggttcctatgccgttccggcggaacggttccgtggcggcacgcgttgcaggctccgttccgtcgccattccgtgcccatgccgttcctatgccgtgtcgcgttccgttccggaggaacgcggaacgaaacgttccgccacgcgccgaggcgacgtggcggcctcccattcgacgcgtgaagcccactcgctgccccgcgagtgggcttcgtcccggtgacgcaataattcaatttttttttaaaattcgaatttaataaaaaaaaaattgcaacggtaatgtgaccgtttttttatatccgttttgtattttttttatttttatttatttatttactctataaatactcctatttcatactcattttaatcacaaacacacatctattcctctctatttccaccccaattttcatctcaaatcaactctgctttccttctcccaaatttaatcaaactaatggatccttttgaacaaatgcgtcaaatattgcaacaatcacttgaagaagatcgacgacgggaggccgaagaagccgcgccgccgcaacgacgctcccgtacgtacatccatcgtaaccgggaggaagccgctgcaaggttagtacgcgactacttctgcgataacccggtttggggagatacgtacttccgtcgccgtttccgcatggggaaacctttatttctccacatcgcaaattttggtggatgaaattattaaaattgtgtacttttatttttttaggattttaattgtgtgctttttatttttttaggattttaattgtgtgctttttatttttttaagtttaagttgtaattttttttaatgttgtgtgttttttaataaagtgtgtttgttttttaataaagtgtgtttttttaattgaatttagttggaaataaaaaaatgaaattgaatgaatagtaatttaaggaacggttaaggaacggagggttgcaggttccgttccttagttaaggaatggagtaaaaaagtacagtggggccctcaaatagtagtttaaggaacggtatatgaacagtataggaacagcgttgtggatggccttagagcatccaccatAGTGGACGTCCGGATGCATGAGCGATCGGCTAGCAGCTCGTTCGTCGCGGACGTCCACTATTGCAGCCGGGGAATGGATGATGGACGAGCGCGGCGGACGAGAGGTTGTCCGTGATGGGAAGGCATTAGCCGGTCGCTCGTCCGTCTACTATTGTGGTCAGGCGACGGACGAGagcatttttcaaaaaaaaaaattaatgatattattattgcactttctccgtccatattcatgttgaaattttatttgtgaatttgttatTATTGTGCTAGTATATTGGTTAATTCTAATGCTAGACTattattgtgcagtgggatgtcatagtgacgtggcaggaggtgttttgaTGTCCTAATGCTAGGCTATTGGGATGTCCGTCCTACTGTTGATGCTCTTAGCACCGGAATTTAGGTAGAGTAGTTTTTAGttgattaaattattaatagtatactaataaaagatagaataaaataagaaagagcaaaaaagaataaagttagggagaggtaaaataagaaagagcaaaaaagaataaagttgGAGAGAGGAAGAAGTAAAAGAAATAAGAGGATAAAGTAGGAGATAtgattgagttaattattactccctccgtccgtgaataggagtcccgttttaccattttagtccgtccgcgaataggagtcccggttcacttttaccataagtcccagtttaccattttagtccgtccgcgaataggagtcccggttcacttttatcataaatgataatagaGTCTCACCTTCTACTacctcattccactcacatttcatttaaaactaatatatacaagtgagactcatattccactaaattttttccatctattttttttaacatttcttaaaactcgtgtcactAAGGAGTatgactcctaatggcggacggagggagtacttatacAAAAAGAAATGTCTTACTTAGATTAAGACATACTACTAAGAGAGAAACGTCTGGTTTAGACAAGAATGGAGTGAATACTTTGTGGGGGAAAATTGATTGGTCTTTTAAATTATTCCTTCAGAGATACAATTATGTACTTATAAACTACTATTACACGCCAAAATTGCAGAACCCAAGCAAATAGCTCGTGAGATGTTTGAATTACTACTACTAACTACTACTAAATACAATACATGAAAACAGTATAGAGTTAATTTGTTTCCTTAATGCTTGCGGCAacgagcttagacattattgtaaaAGGTCCCGAGTTTGAGCCCTTTTAAcatcaattgtaattttctcttttttataagagtttatttgtaattaccTCCTTCTTAATATTGAGTTTAAAAATTataagagtttatttgtaattaccTCCTTCTTACTATtgagtttaaaaaaataatttgtttgcTTAAATAAACTAACTAATTATTGTTGGAACTTGACTAATCTACATGGCCACTCTTATTACGGAGTAATTAATTATAACTCAAATAGAAAAGAACATTGTTCAATTTGGGcctaaatttgaaattaaaaggCAACGCGAAAATATAATGACCTCCAGAATTTATAAGACCAATCAAGCCCACCTATCGACTTTTAGATCAAACTTATTTGCATTGCATTTttttaaagagtgaactacgatctgatctttcactttcgcatataaatggtacctgatctttttttatcatttttggtacccagtgacaaaaataaccttatgtaccaaatatgtgattttttttattatggtggatatttttgaaaatgttcaattaaatagtaccaaacatgttatttcttttttcttctttagtttcttcttctttcttttttcttcatttcttctttctttttagcattttatcttcatttcttctttcttttttctccttagtttatgtttccttcttttctcttctttttcttctttatttttagtgttttatacatacatctaattgcattcataatataaatcaagaacaaagcacctaattaaattaattatctaaactaattaaattaattgaatatttttaattaaattattttatactcattttaggattgaaacacctaactaaaaatattcaattgtttatatcattatgaatacaattcacaattttaaatttttattaagactatattgattagttattaatttaatactataaaataataataataataataataatagttattatcatataatattattatatgattCATGATCAAAATAATCGtactataattattattaaatactacgtagtttttagtattataacaataatattattatattactaattaaatataattataactataattttaattaagtatatttgaatgatattaaaaaataaattaattttaaatttataatattaaaataataatattaatattgattaataataataataatataaagagtgaggagaatgagagaagatattataatatcacttttggtactagttttgtgtATGCCCAAAATATCCTTTATGACACGAATGGAAAAATGTATTTATTTAGAGGGCATTTAGGAATGAAAATCTCATCAGGTCTCAAAAATGTGATTTACAGGTAccaaaatgatataaaataaagatcaggtaccatttgtgtgcgaaagtgaaagatcaagtaccatttatgtagttcactctttttaaaaataaaattgtttttcttaaaatttaaaactttctattacaattttttttcttataaggAACGACTTATTTTtcattaacaatacttcaatcattttttttctccctTTATTTGCCAACTATGCATTTAAACCAATAACATTTCAAAAGCTTCTATATTTAAAAGACGGAGGTAGTAcatattactacctccgtccacaaTTATGTATCCTAAGTTGacttgacacgaattttaaaaaatatagaaacatcactctctctacttttttttatttattttatataatttgtgatataatattacaaaaaaatagatatttaataataaaaagtaaCATAACACAAAGTGGTGCTACAAGTGGAAATCACATTGCAACAAAATAAAGGTAAAATCAAAGACAAACGACAAACTACaataactaaaatgaaaaacttaATCTAATAATCCAGTAAATCAGAACCAGATCCTCCAATATTATCAAAGTACGAAGGATATGTTCTAGTTGAATCGTCATTTGGTTGTTCTTGTTGTGGAGCTCTTATTAGTAAAATGTGTGTTTTCTCGGTTTGAA is a window encoding:
- the LOC121772273 gene encoding receptor protein kinase TMK1-like, producing MKPTSGLKIQSLPFLHGLLLFSAFLSVKPQPTSEDAAAMLALKKSLNPSPDQLSWSDPDPYKWARVFCAENRVKRIQIGHQNLAGTLPQELSSLAELERLELQWNNISGPLPSMKGLDSLQVLMLSNNHFTSIPPDFFEGMSSLLSVEIDNNPFSAWEIPDSLRNASTLTNFSANSANVSGKIPSFLGPDAFPGLINLHLALNSLEGELPGFFSGSQIESLWLNGQKLSGRIDVLQNMTFLKEVWLHGNGFSGPLPDFSGLNSLEALSLRDNSFTGPVPVSLVKLESLKSVNLTNNLLQGPMPEFKGSVAVDMTSDTNSFCLPKPGDCDARVDVLLSIVKLMDYPRKFAENWKGNDPCVDWFGINCNKGNITIVNFENMGLAGTISPGFASLKSLQRLVLANNNLTGTIPEELASLPALAELDVSNNHLYGKVPSFRSNMIVKIDGNLDIGKDRVDPGGTSGVGAGPGSDNVMRKNDGKSKSVVGVVVFSVVGGAFVLCLIGVAAFCLYKSKQKRFSRVQSPNAMVVHPRHSGSDNESVKITVAGSSVSVGAVSEAHTVSASETNDIQMVEAGNMVISIQVLRTVTDNFNEENILGRGGFGTVYKGELHDGTKIAVKRMECGVIAGKGIAEFKSEIAVLTKVRHRHLVALLGYCLDGNEKLLVYEYMPQGPLSSHLFNWGEEGLKPLEWKKRLTIALDVARGVEYLHGLAHQSFIHRDLKPSNILLGDDMRAKVADFGLVRLAPEGKASIETRIAGTFGYLAPEYAVTGRVTTKVDVFSFGVILMEMITGRKALDESQPEESMHLVTWFRRMHLNKETFRKAIDPTIELDEETVTNISTVAELAGHCCAREPYQRPDMGHAVNVLSSLVEQWKPTDQSPDDMYGIDLEMSLPQALKKWQAFEGATSHMDSSSSSYLPSLDSTQTSIPTLPFGFAESFTSCDGR